AAAAGAGCAACCCTGCTGATATGCTTAAGATAAAAAAATTATTAGAAGAGAGTGGAGACACCCATAAGATTCTTGTGATAAGCGCTAAACTTGATCCAGGCGAAGTGCATCAAGCACACTATCATAATAATGAGGTGGTTATTGTTTATGGATTGAAAGGTAGAGCAATTGCGTCGATAGATGGTAAGGATATAGAGGTTGTTCCTAATACACTTGTCTACATACCTGCAAAATCAATTCACAGATTTGCAAACAACTCGAATGAGAAGTGGGAATGCCTAGCTCTTGCCATAGGTGCAAAAGATCATCCTTTGGAAAACATATGGGTCAATCAAGCCTAACTATCTTCGGCTTCATTCTCAGACCGAGTTTGTCAGTATGGTATTTGACAATATGTTCTTCATACTTTTCATAGCTCAGAAAAGTGCCATTACAGACCGTACATCTTAATGCGTATCTCATGATATCACGATCAATATATCATAATTTACATAACTTTCTGAAAATTCTTTCGGCTAAGAGCCTATCCTAAAATCCTATCTGAACAGCAGCACTGAGCTGTCATAGTATCAGTGTTATGGAATAATAATGATCTGTACGGAATCAAATTTGCTTTCCTTCACGGATTTCATCAACACTGTATAA
This genomic stretch from Nitrososphaerales archaeon harbors:
- a CDS encoding cupin domain-containing protein, translated to MSKSINLDDVKDWVRAYEKSNPADMLKIKKLLEESGDTHKILVISAKLDPGEVHQAHYHNNEVVIVYGLKGRAIASIDGKDIEVVPNTLVYIPAKSIHRFANNSNEKWECLALAIGAKDHPLENIWVNQA